The following are encoded in a window of Paenibacillus polymyxa genomic DNA:
- a CDS encoding beta-glucoside-specific PTS transporter subunit IIABC: protein MSYEKLAKEIVHLVGGEKNVVSLVHCATRLRFVLKDEAKADKGKLEKTDGIITVKQSGGQFQVVVGNKVPEVYNAIGNVSNILNETGKEDHSAKGNKGFGAVIDVISSIFAPLLGVMAGSGILKGLLLIASNLGWLLPKDTTYMILYAAADSLFYFLPLLLAVTTARKFGGNIFVALTIAGGLLYPTIVTLKTEGTPTDFFGIPIVMMSYSSTVIPIILAVIVMSKLEKWCNRVIHESVKNFITPLILLVIMLPLTLIVFGPVGVYVGNAIATALVAAFSFSPLLAGAILGACWQLLVIFGVHWGLVPVFINNIAVNGRDGIKPSAAASIFAQTGAAFGVMLKTKNKKLKTLAGSATLTALFGITEPAVYGVTLPLKRPFIAGIIGGAVGGAIIGQAGTQAFASGAPGLLTLPIFYGPGGQGFPGLILGITVSFLVSAILTYILGFEDPVEEEETTNNSAKESTSTVVVSNEEVLSPIEGTVVALSEVPDPAFASEAMGKGIAIQPTTGRVVAPFDGTITVAFKKKHALAVVSHHGAEVLIHVGVDTVKLDGKHFTSHIKEGDQVKAGDLLLEFDVEQIRAEGYPTITPVIITNSSEYTEVLPIAQGEVTEQAPLLKLSSALNEKESIA, encoded by the coding sequence ATGAGTTATGAAAAACTGGCTAAGGAAATTGTACACCTGGTAGGTGGCGAAAAAAATGTAGTATCGCTCGTTCACTGCGCCACACGCCTGCGTTTTGTGCTAAAAGATGAGGCAAAAGCGGACAAGGGAAAGTTGGAAAAAACCGACGGAATTATCACTGTGAAGCAGAGCGGTGGTCAGTTCCAGGTTGTAGTCGGCAACAAAGTACCAGAGGTATATAATGCAATCGGCAATGTATCCAATATCTTGAATGAAACTGGAAAAGAAGATCATTCAGCTAAAGGCAACAAAGGATTTGGTGCCGTAATCGACGTAATTTCCAGCATTTTTGCACCTTTGCTCGGAGTTATGGCGGGGTCCGGTATTCTAAAAGGTCTGCTGCTGATTGCGAGTAACCTTGGTTGGTTGCTACCGAAAGACACTACCTATATGATTTTGTATGCTGCGGCCGACAGCTTGTTTTATTTCCTCCCTCTCTTGTTAGCGGTTACAACGGCACGGAAATTTGGAGGTAATATCTTCGTTGCCCTGACCATTGCCGGAGGGTTGCTTTACCCGACCATTGTCACGCTAAAAACGGAAGGTACACCTACGGACTTTTTCGGTATTCCTATTGTTATGATGAGTTATTCATCTACCGTTATTCCGATCATTTTAGCCGTCATCGTCATGAGTAAGCTGGAAAAATGGTGCAATCGAGTGATCCACGAGAGCGTCAAAAACTTTATTACACCTTTGATTCTACTTGTAATTATGCTTCCTCTAACCCTGATCGTGTTTGGTCCAGTCGGGGTGTATGTGGGCAACGCGATCGCTACTGCACTCGTTGCTGCATTTAGCTTTAGTCCATTGCTAGCTGGAGCAATCCTTGGTGCTTGCTGGCAGTTGCTCGTTATTTTCGGTGTTCACTGGGGTCTTGTACCTGTATTCATTAATAATATTGCTGTTAATGGCAGAGACGGAATCAAGCCTTCCGCTGCGGCTTCCATCTTTGCTCAAACCGGCGCTGCGTTCGGTGTTATGCTGAAAACCAAAAATAAGAAGTTGAAAACGCTGGCGGGTTCCGCTACACTTACCGCTTTATTCGGCATCACGGAGCCAGCCGTCTATGGGGTTACGCTGCCACTGAAACGTCCGTTTATTGCAGGTATTATCGGCGGCGCCGTTGGTGGTGCCATTATCGGTCAAGCGGGAACGCAAGCATTTGCCTCCGGCGCACCTGGATTGCTGACCTTGCCGATCTTTTACGGCCCTGGTGGACAAGGATTCCCGGGATTGATTTTAGGGATTACCGTTTCATTCCTGGTGTCAGCCATCTTGACTTATATTTTAGGTTTTGAAGATCCAGTTGAAGAAGAGGAAACTACTAACAATTCGGCTAAAGAATCGACCTCTACAGTTGTTGTTTCTAATGAAGAGGTACTCAGCCCAATTGAAGGAACTGTGGTCGCTTTGTCGGAGGTTCCCGATCCTGCATTTGCTTCGGAAGCTATGGGCAAAGGGATCGCCATCCAACCGACAACGGGCAGAGTCGTGGCCCCGTTCGATGGAACCATCACCGTGGCGTTCAAGAAAAAACATGCGCTTGCAGTTGTTTCGCATCATGGCGCAGAAGTTCTGATTCACGTCGGAGTAGATACGGTCAAGCTGGACGGTAAACATTTTACGTCCCATATCAAAGAAGGCGATCAGGTGAAAGCTGGGGACCTACTGCTTGAGTTTGATGTTGAGCAAATCAGGGCAGAGGGTTATCCTACGATTACGCCAGTTATCATTACGAATTCTTCCGAATATACTGAAGTCCTTCCAATTGCTCAAGGAGAGGTAACGGAGCAGGCTCCACTGTTGAAACTGTCTAGTGCTCTGAATGAGAAAGAAAGCATTGCCTAA
- the licT gene encoding BglG family transcription antiterminator LicT, translating to MNIAKVINNNVISVYQTDGTELVVMGRGIAFKKKPGDKVDETRIQKVFALKNKQTSDNFKMLLREVPLDLIVIVEEVINDAKHNLNRKLNENIYVSLTDHINFAVERYREGLEIKNALLWEVKQLYKEEFAMGLKTLEQIKQRLGIELPVDEAAYIAIHIVNAEMNEEVITTMSITKFIQQIINIAKYHFKVEFDEDSLSYFRFITHLKFFAQRVFKGNHYENNYDHLYDMIKEKHKEAAACTEKIGAFVQKEYNHELTNEEKLYLTVHIERVVNR from the coding sequence ATGAACATAGCAAAGGTCATTAACAACAATGTAATCAGCGTCTACCAGACGGACGGCACCGAACTCGTGGTGATGGGTCGGGGGATTGCTTTTAAGAAAAAGCCTGGAGACAAAGTAGACGAAACCAGAATTCAGAAGGTATTTGCTCTGAAAAACAAGCAGACGTCCGATAACTTTAAAATGCTGTTACGTGAGGTACCGCTTGATTTGATTGTGATTGTGGAGGAAGTCATTAATGACGCCAAGCATAATCTGAATAGAAAGCTGAACGAAAATATTTATGTTTCGCTGACTGATCATATCAATTTCGCTGTTGAAAGATACCGGGAAGGATTGGAAATCAAAAACGCGTTATTGTGGGAAGTCAAGCAGCTGTACAAAGAAGAATTCGCGATGGGTCTGAAAACGTTGGAACAAATTAAACAAAGGCTCGGTATTGAACTGCCTGTGGACGAAGCGGCTTATATTGCGATTCACATCGTGAATGCTGAAATGAACGAGGAAGTCATTACGACCATGAGTATCACGAAGTTTATCCAGCAAATTATCAATATCGCAAAATATCATTTTAAGGTGGAGTTCGACGAGGACTCTCTGAGCTATTTCCGTTTTATTACGCATCTGAAATTTTTCGCCCAGCGCGTATTTAAGGGAAATCACTACGAAAATAACTATGATCATTTGTATGACATGATTAAGGAAAAGCATAAGGAAGCGGCTGCTTGTACAGAGAAAATCGGAGCTTTTGTGCAAAAAGAATACAATCACGAATTGACGAACGAAGAAAAATTGTATCTAACCGTGCATATTGAACGGGTGGTGAACAGATAA
- a CDS encoding alanine/glycine:cation symporter family protein — MLEQWAEAVNGVIWSNPVVYVCLGVGLLFSIMTRFLQIRHFKEMIRLVFKGKSSEAGVSSFQAFTMALSGRVGTGNIAGIALAVGMGGPGAIFWMWVMAFIGSATAFVESTLAQVYKVKRDGQYRGGPAFYIEKGTGLKWFAVIFAVTALVAMCLLMPGTQSNSIAVAFHSSFGIDMKVSGILVVVLLALIIFGGVKRIANVAQVVIPFMALGYILVSFYIMMTNITALPDVFSLIFRSAFGVDSVFGGIAGTAIAWGVKRGIYSNEAGQGSGAHPAAAAEVSHPAKQGLVQAFSVYVDTFLVCTSTAFMVLFTGMYNVKGPGGDFIVHNLPGVEEGTQYTQAAIESVFPGFGSSLLAIILFFFAFTTIISYYYIAETNMAYLVADRKAKWPMFVLKLVILGSTFYGTVVKESALAWTLGDMGVGIMLWVNLIAMILLAKPAFRVLKDYEQQRRQGLDPVFDPKKAGISNAEYWSKEYQPPSDELTITAKPSKLQA, encoded by the coding sequence ATGTTAGAGCAGTGGGCAGAGGCAGTAAACGGCGTCATTTGGAGCAATCCTGTGGTATATGTCTGTTTGGGTGTGGGACTATTATTTTCGATCATGACTCGATTCCTGCAAATCAGGCATTTCAAAGAGATGATCCGCCTAGTATTTAAAGGGAAAAGTTCCGAGGCAGGTGTATCCTCCTTTCAGGCCTTTACGATGGCACTATCGGGGCGTGTAGGGACGGGGAATATTGCTGGGATTGCTTTGGCGGTTGGTATGGGTGGACCTGGGGCGATATTTTGGATGTGGGTCATGGCCTTTATCGGGTCGGCTACAGCTTTTGTAGAATCCACACTGGCTCAGGTGTATAAGGTAAAGCGCGATGGTCAGTACCGAGGCGGTCCAGCCTTTTATATTGAAAAAGGGACAGGCTTAAAATGGTTTGCCGTCATTTTTGCGGTTACTGCGTTGGTCGCGATGTGTTTACTAATGCCGGGAACTCAATCGAACTCCATTGCTGTAGCTTTTCACAGTTCGTTTGGCATAGATATGAAGGTTTCGGGGATTTTAGTAGTCGTGTTGCTGGCGCTTATCATTTTTGGTGGTGTAAAAAGGATTGCCAATGTGGCTCAGGTTGTCATTCCGTTCATGGCACTCGGTTACATCCTCGTCTCTTTCTACATTATGATGACGAACATTACTGCACTTCCCGATGTATTTTCGCTGATCTTTCGTAGTGCCTTTGGCGTGGATTCTGTGTTCGGCGGTATAGCAGGGACGGCGATTGCTTGGGGTGTAAAGCGGGGGATTTATTCCAACGAAGCCGGACAAGGCTCTGGTGCGCACCCGGCAGCCGCTGCGGAAGTATCTCATCCGGCGAAGCAAGGGCTGGTCCAGGCATTTTCCGTGTATGTAGATACCTTTTTGGTCTGTACGTCCACGGCTTTTATGGTTCTGTTCACAGGTATGTATAACGTGAAGGGACCCGGTGGCGATTTTATTGTGCACAATCTTCCCGGTGTTGAAGAGGGGACCCAGTATACACAGGCTGCTATTGAGTCGGTATTTCCGGGCTTCGGCTCCAGTCTGCTGGCAATTATCTTGTTCTTTTTCGCGTTTACAACCATTATCTCTTATTATTACATCGCAGAAACAAATATGGCCTACCTGGTTGCCGACCGTAAAGCCAAATGGCCTATGTTCGTCCTAAAGCTGGTTATTCTGGGTTCGACGTTTTATGGAACGGTCGTCAAGGAATCAGCTCTGGCGTGGACACTGGGGGATATGGGTGTCGGCATTATGCTTTGGGTGAATCTGATTGCTATGATTCTGCTGGCCAAACCTGCTTTCCGCGTGCTCAAGGATTACGAACAGCAGCGGAGGCAAGGGCTAGACCCGGTGTTTGACCCGAAGAAGGCAGGTATTTCAAATGCCGAGTACTGGTCAAAGGAATATCAGCCTCCTTCAGATGAGTTGACGATCACCGCCAAACCGAGCAAGCTTCAAGCCTAA
- a CDS encoding bifunctional transcriptional activator/DNA repair enzyme AdaA produces MSTSDLSITDDEWSAIVENDKSYDGVFLYAVKTTGIFCRPSCKSRPPKRENIRIFKTVEQALVEHFRPCKRCKPTGQRLPDHEWIALVTEYVNSNYMKGLTLHILAEISHGSPYHLHRTFKRIMHITPMEYIQQTRLKQAKKLLICSDISVAEVGENVGLCNAPYFITLFKKNSGYTPLQYRQLKLEATQNGGTQHGTANK; encoded by the coding sequence ATGAGTACATCCGATTTATCCATAACTGACGACGAGTGGAGCGCTATTGTAGAAAACGACAAGTCATATGATGGGGTATTTTTGTACGCTGTGAAGACAACGGGAATATTTTGTCGTCCCTCCTGCAAATCCCGACCTCCCAAAAGAGAGAACATCCGTATATTTAAAACAGTAGAGCAGGCATTGGTCGAGCATTTCCGTCCATGCAAAAGATGTAAACCGACAGGACAACGATTGCCTGATCATGAATGGATCGCACTGGTTACAGAATACGTGAATTCTAACTATATGAAGGGCTTAACATTGCACATCCTAGCTGAAATAAGCCATGGAAGTCCGTATCATTTACATCGTACCTTCAAGCGGATCATGCATATAACGCCAATGGAATATATACAGCAGACCAGGTTGAAACAAGCGAAGAAGCTACTCATTTGCTCAGATATATCTGTTGCGGAAGTAGGGGAGAACGTAGGTCTGTGCAATGCACCTTACTTTATTACGTTATTTAAAAAGAATTCAGGCTACACCCCATTGCAATATCGCCAACTCAAATTGGAAGCAACACAAAATGGAGGTACACAGCATGGCACAGCAAATAAATAA